The Deinococcus carri genome contains a region encoding:
- the nadC gene encoding carboxylating nicotinate-nucleotide diphosphorylase, whose protein sequence is MLSLDDRLRAALAEDIGRGDATTLATIPPEQTARAEFLLKEPGVPSGLAVAARVFALLDPGLRVTWSAREGEWRERGVIGSVTGPARPLLSGERVALNLLQRLSGIATLTQRHVDALGGGHTRLLDTRKTTPLWRDLEKEAVRQGGGTNHRAGLDDGILIKDNHVAAAGGITAAIQRARGHSYLLKVECEVPDVAGLEEALRAGADRVLLDNMSDDLLAEAVRVRDRLAPDVTLEASGNMTLERLPHVAASGVDFVSVGALTHSAPALDISLNLTLEN, encoded by the coding sequence GTGCTGAGCCTCGACGACCGCCTGCGCGCCGCCCTCGCCGAGGACATCGGGCGGGGGGACGCGACCACCCTGGCGACCATCCCGCCGGAACAGACCGCCCGCGCCGAGTTTCTGCTGAAGGAGCCGGGCGTCCCCAGCGGCCTCGCGGTGGCGGCGCGGGTGTTCGCGCTGCTGGACCCCGGCTTGCGGGTGACGTGGTCGGCCCGCGAGGGCGAGTGGCGGGAGCGCGGGGTGATTGGCAGCGTCACCGGGCCGGCCCGCCCCCTGCTGTCGGGTGAGCGGGTGGCCCTGAACCTGCTGCAACGGCTCTCCGGCATCGCCACCCTCACGCAGCGGCATGTGGACGCGCTGGGCGGAGGGCACACGCGGTTGCTGGACACGCGCAAGACCACCCCGCTGTGGCGCGACCTCGAAAAGGAGGCGGTGCGGCAGGGCGGCGGCACCAACCACCGCGCCGGGCTGGACGACGGCATCCTGATCAAGGACAACCACGTCGCGGCGGCGGGGGGTATCACGGCGGCCATCCAACGGGCACGGGGCCACAGCTACCTGCTGAAGGTGGAGTGCGAGGTGCCCGACGTGGCCGGGCTGGAAGAGGCCCTGCGCGCCGGGGCCGACCGCGTGCTGCTGGACAACATGAGCGACGACCTGCTGGCCGAGGCCGTGCGGGTGCGTGACCGCCTCGCGCCAGACGTGACGCTGGAGGCGAGCGGCAACATGACGCTGGAGCGTCTGCCCCATGTGGCGGCGAGCGGCGTGGACTTCGTGAGCGTGGGGGCGCTGACGCATTCGGCCCCAGCGCTGGACATCAGCCTCAACCTGACCCTGGAGAACTGA
- a CDS encoding carbohydrate ABC transporter permease has product MLKGAVSDQPSAVSKTAADLRARKRRKDRVANLAAYVVLGVIALIMLYPFYWTLITSLEPTGNIYEAKLLPSGVSLKNYVEVLTGTTVPFWRLILNSLIICTAGVTLTVTLAALAAYPLAKMRFPGRDLIFYSILVLMVLPNEAGLIVNYITTIKLGLLQQTNPVLDAVRQYAAVVLPGIASIVGLFLLRQAYLGVPIELIEAARIDGAKELTIWRRIMLPLALPTIVAFGILEFVAYWNSFLWARIMLPDKNLMPLSAGLLELSGTFSTNSRAVMAGAVITVLPILVIFAFGQRYFMKGIEGAVKG; this is encoded by the coding sequence ATGCTTAAAGGAGCGGTCAGCGATCAGCCGTCAGCGGTCAGCAAAACGGCCGCCGATCTCCGGGCCAGGAAACGGCGCAAGGACCGGGTGGCGAACCTCGCGGCCTACGTCGTGCTGGGCGTCATTGCCCTGATCATGCTCTATCCGTTCTACTGGACGCTGATCACCAGCCTGGAGCCGACCGGGAACATCTACGAGGCGAAGCTGCTGCCCAGCGGCGTCAGCCTGAAAAATTACGTGGAGGTGCTGACGGGCACCACCGTGCCGTTCTGGCGGCTGATTCTGAACAGCCTGATCATCTGCACGGCGGGCGTGACCCTCACCGTCACGTTGGCGGCGCTGGCCGCGTACCCGCTCGCCAAGATGCGCTTTCCGGGGCGCGACCTGATCTTCTACTCGATCCTGGTGTTGATGGTGCTGCCCAACGAGGCGGGTCTGATCGTCAACTACATCACCACCATCAAGCTGGGGCTGCTGCAACAGACCAATCCGGTGCTGGACGCCGTGCGGCAGTACGCGGCGGTCGTGCTGCCGGGCATCGCCAGCATCGTGGGGCTGTTTCTGCTGCGTCAGGCGTACCTGGGGGTGCCCATCGAGCTGATCGAGGCCGCCCGCATTGACGGCGCGAAGGAACTCACGATCTGGCGGCGCATCATGCTGCCGCTGGCGCTCCCGACCATCGTGGCCTTCGGCATTCTGGAGTTCGTGGCGTACTGGAACTCCTTCCTGTGGGCGCGCATCATGCTGCCCGACAAGAACCTGATGCCGCTCTCTGCGGGGTTGCTGGAACTGTCGGGCACCTTCAGCACCAACTCGCGTGCGGTGATGGCCGGGGCGGTGATCACGGTCCTGCCCATCCTGGTGATCTTCGCCTTCGGGCAGCGGTACTTCATGAAGGGCATCGAGGGGGCGGTGAAGGGGTGA
- a CDS encoding sugar ABC transporter permease has protein sequence MTTTQRRESRRAQHARGGRGARVTVRNTLIAYAFMLPFLALLVLYHTWPVLFGTYLAFTKYNIISPPEWVGLENFRTLAADSQFWSGLKNSLKYILVVPVIQILAIAVAMLVNRPLRGIGFFRTAYYVPVVTSFAVVGLIWTWMYQQDGPVNAVLGALGLHGGGSLLNNPLTALYAVMFVTLWKGIGYYMVLYLAGLQAIGRELEEAAVIDGATRWQVFLNVTLPGLRPTILVCSLLSTISAIKVFEEIYVMTQGGPAGSTYTALFYTYSRAFVDFQYGLAAAAGLLIAVISILFGLINFKLTRGGKADA, from the coding sequence ATGACCACCACCCAGCGGCGTGAGTCGCGCCGGGCACAGCACGCGCGGGGCGGCAGGGGGGCGCGCGTGACGGTGCGCAACACCCTGATCGCCTACGCCTTCATGCTGCCCTTTCTCGCCCTGCTGGTGCTGTACCACACCTGGCCGGTGTTGTTCGGCACCTACCTGGCCTTTACGAAATACAACATCATCAGCCCGCCCGAGTGGGTGGGGCTGGAGAACTTCCGCACCCTCGCCGCCGACTCTCAGTTCTGGTCGGGTCTGAAAAACAGCCTCAAGTACATCCTGGTCGTGCCCGTGATTCAGATTCTCGCCATCGCGGTCGCCATGCTGGTGAACCGGCCGCTGCGGGGCATCGGCTTTTTCCGCACGGCCTACTACGTGCCGGTCGTGACCAGCTTCGCGGTGGTGGGCCTGATCTGGACTTGGATGTATCAGCAGGACGGCCCGGTGAACGCCGTGCTGGGGGCGCTGGGCCTGCACGGGGGCGGCAGCCTGCTGAACAACCCCCTCACGGCCCTCTACGCGGTGATGTTCGTGACGCTCTGGAAGGGCATCGGGTATTACATGGTGCTGTATCTGGCGGGCCTGCAAGCCATCGGCCGGGAGCTGGAGGAGGCCGCCGTGATCGACGGCGCGACCCGCTGGCAGGTGTTCCTGAACGTGACGCTGCCGGGCCTGCGCCCCACCATTCTGGTGTGCAGCCTGCTCTCGACCATCAGCGCGATCAAGGTCTTCGAGGAGATTTACGTGATGACGCAGGGCGGCCCCGCCGGAAGCACCTACACGGCGCTGTTCTACACCTACTCACGCGCCTTCGTGGACTTCCAGTACGGGCTGGCCGCCGCCGCCGGGCTGCTGATCGCCGTGATCAGCATCCTCTTCGGGCTGATCAACTTCAAACTGACGCGGGGGGGGAAGGCGGATGCTTAA
- a CDS encoding FAD-dependent oxidoreductase: MTLPYSTEPRTWDVIVAGGGTAGAIAGIAAARAGARVLVVEALGSLGGTGTNAWVTPLMRNVSAGQNLNRGLTDELKARLRARGDGATDAGGNDNWFNPEGLKVVLEQMLLEAGGEVLYHTQVVAPLVAEAQPTAHRAPPPAHLTALVLHNKGGLQAFHAGVFIDATGDADVVARAGSPFHAGDEDGVHQAMSLRFTLAGVETGRLTAFLGEHGQPQASPDFLHFWMVWGWNSSLEPLFREAVTAGVLEERDGDYFQGFSVPGRPGEISFNCPRIRADLNDGANPWHLSAAQTDGRAAIDRLTAFCRRYFPGCEAAYIGTVAPMVGVRETRRIVGEYTLTVEDILDCRRFPDSICRNHYPVDIHSVKGGARLLHERDGTAPYFAPDAYHEIPYRALVPVGLRNVLVPGRAASSTFEAQSAIRVQQNCHTMGEATGIAAAWAARDHGGEVRGVDVAALQAEMRRLGHVI, from the coding sequence ATGACCCTTCCTTATTCCACCGAACCCCGCACCTGGGACGTCATCGTCGCAGGGGGCGGGACTGCCGGGGCCATCGCGGGCATCGCTGCCGCACGGGCCGGAGCGCGGGTGCTGGTCGTGGAGGCGCTGGGGAGCCTGGGCGGCACCGGCACGAACGCCTGGGTCACGCCGCTGATGCGGAACGTGTCGGCGGGGCAGAACCTCAACCGGGGATTGACGGACGAACTCAAGGCCCGGCTGCGTGCGCGGGGCGACGGGGCCACCGACGCGGGCGGCAACGACAACTGGTTCAACCCCGAGGGCCTGAAGGTGGTGCTGGAGCAGATGCTCTTGGAGGCAGGCGGGGAGGTGCTGTACCACACGCAGGTGGTCGCGCCGCTGGTTGCAGAGGCCCAACCGACCGCGCACCGCGCACCGCCTCCCGCGCACCTCACCGCCCTGGTCCTCCACAACAAGGGCGGCCTGCAAGCCTTCCACGCGGGCGTGTTCATCGACGCGACGGGCGACGCGGATGTGGTGGCGCGGGCCGGGTCCCCCTTCCATGCGGGCGACGAGGACGGCGTACACCAGGCGATGAGCCTGCGCTTCACGTTGGCGGGGGTGGAGACGGGGCGGCTGACGGCCTTCCTAGGCGAACACGGACAGCCCCAGGCCTCCCCCGACTTCCTGCACTTCTGGATGGTGTGGGGGTGGAACTCCAGCCTGGAACCCCTGTTCCGGGAGGCGGTGACGGCGGGCGTGCTGGAGGAGCGCGACGGCGACTATTTCCAGGGCTTCAGCGTACCGGGGCGGCCCGGCGAAATCAGCTTCAACTGCCCGCGCATCCGGGCCGACCTGAACGACGGCGCAAATCCCTGGCACCTCTCGGCGGCGCAGACGGACGGGCGGGCGGCGATTGACCGCCTGACGGCCTTCTGCCGCCGTTATTTTCCGGGATGCGAGGCCGCCTACATCGGCACCGTCGCCCCGATGGTCGGTGTGCGCGAGACGCGGCGCATCGTGGGCGAGTACACGCTGACGGTGGAGGACATTCTGGACTGCCGCCGCTTTCCGGACAGCATCTGCCGCAACCACTACCCGGTGGACATTCACAGCGTCAAGGGCGGCGCGCGGCTGCTGCACGAGCGCGACGGCACCGCGCCCTACTTTGCCCCCGACGCCTACCACGAGATTCCGTACCGGGCGCTGGTGCCGGTGGGCCTGCGAAATGTGCTGGTGCCGGGGCGGGCGGCGAGCAGCACCTTCGAGGCGCAGTCGGCCATCCGGGTACAGCAGAACTGCCACACGATGGGCGAGGCGACCGGAATTGCGGCGGCATGGGCGGCGCGGGACCACGGCGGGGAGGTGCGGGGGGTGGACGTGGCAGCCCTCCAGGCAGAGATGCGGCGGCTGGGCCACGTGATCTGA
- a CDS encoding DinB family protein: protein MSAEPTNEVQEWQHWYRIEPDGHSNPHIGALTAMLNYARMTTLDAVRGLSVEQLDATPPGFRNSIGMLLAHIAAVDRVYHWLSFEGRDPFSESIPEFGPYRSGLTMGAEGGEAVRGRPLEWYLAELEASRGHTLATLAQKDDAWLASRLTVPGFDFPNHHWAWFHVMEDEVSHRGQMRLIRNIVAPRQAAETTE from the coding sequence ATGAGCGCCGAACCGACCAATGAAGTGCAGGAGTGGCAGCACTGGTACCGCATCGAGCCGGACGGGCACTCCAATCCGCATATCGGGGCGCTGACCGCTATGCTGAACTACGCGCGCATGACCACCCTGGATGCCGTGCGGGGCCTGAGCGTGGAGCAACTGGACGCCACGCCGCCGGGCTTCCGCAACTCCATCGGCATGCTGCTGGCGCACATCGCGGCGGTGGACCGGGTGTACCACTGGCTATCGTTCGAGGGCCGCGACCCCTTCAGCGAGAGCATCCCCGAGTTCGGCCCCTACCGCTCCGGCCTGACTATGGGCGCGGAGGGCGGTGAGGCCGTGCGGGGCCGCCCGCTGGAATGGTACCTGGCCGAGCTGGAGGCGTCGCGCGGGCACACGCTCGCCACCCTCGCGCAGAAGGACGACGCCTGGCTGGCCTCGCGCCTCACGGTGCCGGGCTTCGACTTTCCGAACCACCACTGGGCCTGGTTTCACGTGATGGAGGACGAGGTCAGCCACCGGGGGCAGATGCGCCTAATTCGCAACATCGTCGCGCCCAGGCAGGCGGCGGAGACGACGGAGTGA
- a CDS encoding DUF4127 family protein: MTRLLLIPPDTRPPTLEHPAQLARMTGAEVRVPPPEALPDFFTPGDTGRLHEWLLDEAREADALVVCLETLTLGGMIPARRVSDPLDTVLERLDVLREVRALNPGLRVYAFGVIVRVAHDNDPHEEKPYYGEWGRELRAYSTAFDRHARHGEGERAALDAAHAALPPDILADWVGTRERNRALHLAALDLLAGGTLTHLCLTLDDTTPYGLAAFDRRLLEARADELGVWERLDVYPGADEVPCALMARALRPEPVRAWVRYSGLLGAGAELIYEDRPAGELVRAHLRAAGCRLADTPAEADFVLAVNTPGTRQASFQPDFATVDTPHRHLPAFVDALREDLAAGRAVSVADIAYPNGAERRLWTLMQVLPLADLAGYAAWNTAGNTLGSAVAFGKLAPLVQDRAAHAEALFARMVDDALYQAFARAEVRAQLDHPSPFDLGGQRAAAEVHLRELITPRIRALWERHFAQTGLALEVGEAHLAWPRLFTGVFPLRVRA, encoded by the coding sequence GTGACCCGCCTGCTGCTGATTCCCCCCGACACCCGGCCCCCCACACTGGAGCATCCCGCGCAACTCGCCCGCATGACCGGCGCAGAGGTGCGGGTGCCGCCGCCGGAGGCTCTGCCCGACTTCTTCACGCCGGGCGATACGGGAAGGCTGCACGAGTGGCTGCTGGACGAGGCGCGGGAGGCGGACGCCCTGGTCGTCTGCCTGGAGACGCTGACGCTGGGGGGCATGATTCCGGCGCGGCGGGTGTCCGACCCGCTGGACACCGTGCTGGAGCGGCTGGACGTGCTGCGGGAGGTGCGGGCGCTGAATCCGGGGCTGCGCGTCTACGCCTTCGGGGTGATTGTGCGGGTGGCCCACGACAACGACCCACACGAGGAAAAGCCCTACTACGGCGAGTGGGGGCGCGAGCTGCGGGCCTACTCCACGGCCTTCGACCGCCACGCCCGGCATGGGGAGGGCGAGCGGGCGGCGCTGGACGCGGCCCACGCGGCCCTGCCCCCGGACATCCTGGCCGACTGGGTGGGCACCCGCGAACGCAACCGGGCGCTGCACCTCGCCGCGCTGGACCTGCTGGCCGGGGGCACGCTGACGCACCTGTGCCTGACCCTGGACGACACCACCCCCTACGGCCTGGCCGCCTTCGACCGCCGGCTGCTGGAGGCCCGCGCCGACGAGCTGGGCGTGTGGGAGCGGCTGGACGTGTATCCGGGGGCCGACGAGGTGCCCTGCGCGCTGATGGCCCGCGCGCTGCGGCCGGAGCCAGTGCGGGCCTGGGTGCGCTACAGCGGGCTGCTGGGTGCAGGGGCTGAACTGATTTACGAGGACCGCCCGGCAGGGGAACTCGTGCGGGCACACCTGCGCGCGGCGGGATGCCGGCTGGCAGACACACCTGCGGAGGCCGACTTCGTGCTGGCGGTCAATACGCCGGGAACCCGGCAGGCGAGTTTCCAGCCCGACTTCGCCACGGTGGACACGCCGCACCGTCATCTGCCCGCCTTCGTGGATGCGCTGCGAGAGGACCTGGCGGCGGGGCGGGCCGTGAGTGTCGCGGACATTGCTTACCCCAACGGGGCCGAGCGGCGGCTGTGGACGCTGATGCAGGTGCTGCCGCTGGCCGACCTCGCCGGGTATGCCGCCTGGAACACGGCGGGGAACACGCTGGGCAGCGCGGTGGCGTTCGGCAAGCTCGCGCCGCTGGTGCAGGACCGGGCGGCCCACGCCGAGGCCCTCTTCGCCCGGATGGTGGACGACGCGCTGTACCAGGCGTTCGCGCGAGCCGAGGTGCGCGCCCAGCTGGACCATCCCAGCCCCTTCGACCTGGGCGGGCAGCGGGCGGCGGCCGAAGTGCATCTGCGAGAACTCATCACGCCGCGCATCCGGGCGCTGTGGGAGCGGCATTTTGCCCAGACTGGGCTGGCGCTGGAGGTCGGGGAGGCGCATCTGGCGTGGCCCCGGTTGTTCACGGGGGTGTTTCCGCTGAGGGTGCGGGCATGA
- the icd gene encoding NADP-dependent isocitrate dehydrogenase has protein sequence MTQATDPHIKVPAQGEKIRMEGGKLLVPNRPVIPFVEGDGTGPDIWRASVRVFDAAVQQAYGDEKKLEWMEVYAGEKSTQVYGEGEWLPQATLDAFNEYLFGIKGPLTTPVGGGIRSINVALRQMLDLYACVRPVQYFPGVPSPVKRPEDVNMVIFRENTEDIYAGIEYKAGTPDAVKLRDFLINELGVDKIRFPETSSLGVKPVSQEGTERLVRAAIEYAIANGRKSVTLVHKGNIMKFTEGGFRDWGYDLAKREFGGVELDGGPWLQLPNGIVIKDVIADNFLQQILLRPTEYDVIATLNLNGDYISDALAAQVGGIGIAPGANINYVTGHAIFEATHGTAPKYAGKDVINPSSVILSGEMMLRYMGWVEAADLIIRGLEQTIAQKTVTYDFARGMEGATEVKTSEFADRIIANMRQM, from the coding sequence ATGACTCAAGCCACCGATCCTCATATCAAGGTGCCCGCGCAGGGCGAGAAGATTCGCATGGAGGGGGGCAAGCTCCTGGTGCCCAACCGCCCCGTCATTCCCTTCGTGGAGGGCGACGGCACCGGCCCCGACATCTGGCGCGCCTCGGTGCGCGTGTTCGACGCCGCCGTGCAGCAGGCCTACGGCGACGAGAAGAAGCTCGAATGGATGGAAGTCTACGCGGGCGAGAAGTCCACCCAGGTCTACGGCGAGGGCGAGTGGCTCCCCCAGGCGACCCTCGACGCCTTTAACGAGTACCTCTTCGGCATCAAGGGGCCACTCACCACGCCGGTCGGCGGCGGCATCCGCTCGATCAACGTCGCGCTGCGCCAGATGCTCGACCTGTATGCCTGCGTGCGCCCGGTGCAGTACTTCCCCGGCGTGCCCAGCCCGGTCAAGCGTCCCGAGGACGTGAACATGGTGATCTTCCGCGAGAACACCGAGGACATCTACGCGGGCATCGAGTACAAGGCGGGCACGCCGGACGCTGTCAAGCTGCGTGACTTCCTGATCAACGAGCTGGGCGTGGACAAGATCCGCTTCCCCGAGACGTCCTCGCTGGGCGTCAAGCCGGTGAGCCAGGAAGGCACCGAGCGCCTGGTGCGCGCCGCCATCGAGTACGCCATCGCCAACGGCCGCAAGAGCGTGACCCTGGTCCACAAGGGCAACATCATGAAGTTCACGGAGGGCGGCTTCCGCGACTGGGGCTACGACCTCGCCAAGCGCGAGTTCGGCGGCGTGGAACTCGACGGCGGCCCCTGGCTCCAGCTTCCCAACGGCATCGTGATCAAGGACGTGATCGCCGACAACTTCCTGCAACAAATCCTGCTGCGGCCCACCGAGTACGACGTGATCGCCACCCTGAACCTCAACGGCGACTACATCTCCGACGCGCTGGCCGCGCAGGTGGGCGGCATCGGCATCGCGCCCGGTGCGAACATCAACTACGTGACGGGCCACGCCATCTTCGAGGCCACCCACGGCACCGCGCCCAAGTACGCGGGCAAGGACGTCATCAACCCCAGCTCGGTCATCCTCTCTGGCGAGATGATGCTGCGCTACATGGGCTGGGTCGAGGCCGCCGACCTGATCATCCGCGGGCTGGAGCAGACCATCGCGCAGAAGACCGTCACCTACGACTTCGCGCGCGGGATGGAAGGCGCGACCGAGGTCAAGACCAGCGAGTTCGCGGACCGCATCATCGCGAACATGCGGCAGATGTAA
- a CDS encoding histidine phosphatase family protein — translation MSGTLLLIRHAKAGGQAPEATLTPEGKVQAERLAEALAGLGVTRIVSSPWTRAVDTAQPLAERLGLEVETDARLTERVLSGREVPYWRTALRASFRLPWLRLPGGEAASAARRRIQAALSGARNPDGITAVVTHGNLLALALGLDYVGWAGLRNPDVWRLDADGHATRVEAGG, via the coding sequence GTGAGCGGCACCCTGCTGCTCATCCGCCATGCGAAAGCGGGCGGACAGGCACCCGAGGCGACTCTCACGCCCGAAGGGAAAGTGCAGGCGGAGCGGCTGGCGGAGGCGCTGGCCGGGCTGGGCGTCACGCGCATCGTGAGCAGTCCCTGGACGCGGGCGGTGGACACCGCGCAGCCCCTCGCTGAGCGGCTGGGGCTGGAGGTCGAGACAGACGCGCGGCTGACCGAGCGGGTGCTGAGTGGCCGGGAAGTGCCCTACTGGCGCACGGCCCTCCGGGCCAGTTTCCGTCTGCCCTGGCTGCGCCTGCCGGGCGGCGAGGCGGCCAGCGCAGCCCGGCGAAGGATTCAGGCGGCCCTTTCCGGCGCACGGAACCCGGACGGCATCACGGCGGTCGTGACCCACGGCAACCTGCTGGCGCTCGCGCTGGGGCTGGACTACGTGGGCTGGGCGGGACTGCGGAATCCAGACGTATGGCGGCTGGACGCGGACGGGCACGCAACGCGAGTGGAGGCGGGAGGATGA
- a CDS encoding alpha/beta hydrolase family protein has translation MTDTRTFNPADPHAAPEYAGTPYLIERRVLAGVPCLIERPPEMTDVRQVCLVYHGAWAAKEGKLGVYSALAAQGWAVVIPDAALHGERVEETPPSLNAREYVWESVRRTVAEAPALLDALAELFGPLPVSITGSSMGGYVTQTLARNERRVTRAAALITSGVWEEPEVRRPDLRAFLEAHRPVTHAEDAPPTPLLLASGDSDPAFPLAAHHVPTAAAYREAYARAGCPENFHEAVFPGVGHYTSRGMRDAVLRFFLD, from the coding sequence ATGACGGACACCAGAACCTTCAACCCGGCCGACCCCCACGCCGCCCCGGAATACGCGGGCACGCCGTATCTGATAGAGCGGCGCGTGCTGGCGGGCGTGCCGTGCCTGATAGAGCGGCCCCCGGAGATGACGGACGTGCGGCAGGTGTGCCTCGTGTACCACGGGGCCTGGGCGGCGAAGGAGGGAAAACTGGGCGTGTACTCCGCCCTGGCCGCGCAGGGCTGGGCCGTCGTCATCCCCGACGCGGCGCTGCATGGCGAGCGGGTGGAGGAAACGCCGCCCAGCCTGAACGCCCGCGAGTACGTCTGGGAGAGTGTGCGCCGCACAGTGGCCGAAGCCCCGGCGCTGCTGGACGCGCTGGCGGAACTGTTCGGCCCGCTGCCCGTGTCCATCACCGGCTCCAGCATGGGCGGCTACGTGACGCAGACCCTGGCCCGCAACGAACGGCGGGTGACGCGGGCGGCAGCGCTGATTACTTCCGGCGTGTGGGAGGAGCCGGAGGTGCGCCGCCCCGACCTCCGGGCCTTTCTGGAGGCGCACCGGCCCGTCACCCACGCGGAGGACGCGCCCCCCACACCCCTGCTGCTGGCGAGCGGCGACAGCGACCCGGCATTCCCCCTCGCCGCCCACCATGTCCCGACGGCCGCGGCTTACCGCGAGGCTTATGCGCGGGCGGGCTGTCCGGAGAACTTTCACGAGGCGGTCTTTCCCGGTGTGGGGCACTACACTAGCCGGGGCATGCGCGACGCCGTGCTGCGCTTCTTTCTAGACTGA
- the nadA gene encoding quinolinate synthase NadA, translated as MTNIRPVVPPAQIPHRDLLQLEVLPDEAQIRADIERLRREQNAVILAHNYQRPEVQQIADFVGDSLGLSRQAARTDAEVIVFAGVHFMAETAAILNPEKVVLLPDLRAGCSLADTLTAQGIRDWKARHPGGLVVTYVNTTADVKAESDYCCTSGNAVQIVRSLPDGVPVLFAPDRFLAAHVIRETGRQMDVWDGACHVHEAIRPEDVQGQQAAHPDAELLIHPECGCSSRILSAFPELQLYSTEGMIHRAQASEAQTFIVVTETGMVTRLEKDVPGKTFVPVSRTACCEYMKMITLENIRGSLENLQPRVTVPEEIRVRALRPIERMLAIG; from the coding sequence ATGACGAATATCCGCCCCGTCGTCCCCCCCGCGCAGATTCCGCACCGCGACCTGCTGCAACTGGAAGTCCTGCCCGACGAGGCGCAGATTCGCGCCGACATCGAGCGCCTGCGCCGCGAGCAGAACGCCGTGATTCTGGCGCACAACTACCAGAGGCCCGAGGTGCAGCAGATAGCCGATTTCGTGGGCGACTCGCTGGGCCTCTCGCGGCAGGCGGCGCGGACCGACGCCGAAGTCATCGTGTTCGCCGGGGTGCATTTCATGGCCGAGACGGCGGCCATCCTGAACCCCGAGAAAGTCGTGCTGCTGCCCGACCTGCGCGCGGGCTGCTCGCTGGCCGACACGCTGACGGCCCAGGGCATCCGCGACTGGAAGGCCCGCCACCCCGGCGGTCTGGTCGTCACCTACGTGAACACCACCGCCGACGTGAAGGCCGAGTCCGACTACTGCTGCACCAGCGGGAACGCCGTGCAGATTGTGCGGAGCCTGCCGGACGGTGTGCCGGTGCTGTTCGCCCCCGACCGCTTCCTGGCCGCACACGTCATCCGCGAGACGGGCCGGCAGATGGACGTGTGGGACGGGGCCTGCCATGTCCACGAGGCGATTCGCCCGGAGGATGTGCAGGGCCAGCAGGCCGCGCACCCGGACGCCGAGCTGCTGATTCACCCCGAGTGCGGCTGCTCCAGCCGGATTCTGTCGGCCTTTCCGGAGTTGCAGCTCTACTCCACCGAGGGCATGATTCACCGCGCGCAGGCGAGCGAGGCCCAGACCTTTATCGTGGTGACGGAGACGGGCATGGTCACGCGCCTGGAAAAGGACGTGCCGGGCAAAACCTTCGTGCCCGTCAGCCGCACCGCCTGCTGCGAGTACATGAAGATGATTACGCTGGAGAACATCCGGGGCAGCCTGGAAAACCTCCAGCCGCGCGTGACCGTCCCCGAGGAGATTCGCGTGCGGGCGTTGCGGCCCATCGAGCGGATGCTGGCGATAGGCTGA